From the Dethiosulfovibrio russensis genome, the window GGGAAACTACCTCTTACGGCCTTTTTCTCCTTCTTTTCTATAGAAGAGAGAGGAACTACTTCGAGTAGGGATTCCCCATCCCCCGACAAGACAGGGAGATTGGCCACGAGACCCTCTCTGAAGGGAACCCCTTCCTCCAGATAAGACCAGGTGATTTTCTCTCCAAACCACTCCGATTCGCCTCTAGTAAGAGGCAGAAAGATCGTTTCGGAAGGCCCTTCCTCTAGAGACTCTCTTGTCAACCATATGAGATGGTCCTTGCAGCAGCATAGCTCAACGTCCTCGGACCATTGAAAACGCCATCTGGAAGAACGTTCCAGCAGATCCGAAAGGATCTCCGTCCTGTGTCTAGACAAAGTCCTCAGTCCAAGCTCTCTACCTACGTGGCGGAAGAGCCAAATTCTATGCCCTTTGGGTAGATCCATCACGCCGGATCTATCCAAAGAGTAGAGAGACCAAGGTATAAAGGAGAACAGAGAACGAGCTAGATCGGAGGCGGTTCTCTCTTCTTCCCTACGGAGATCCGACATCTCCTCTATCAATGAGAGAACGTGACGGCGAATTCCACGGTTTATCCTGTTCTCAAAGAGAGGCAGGACCTCGTGTCTTATCCTGTTTCTAAGATATAGGTCTTCCTGATTGCTTTCGTCCTCTACCCAACCCCAACCGACTTCCTTCAGCAGATCTCGCAGCTCATTCCTTGATACCTCAATAACCGGTCGGACAAAACGATCCCTGACCTCGGGAATTCCGGCAAGTCCGTAGGCTCCGGAACCTCTGGCCAGGTTGAGAAAAAAGGTCTCCACCGCATCGTCCGAGTTATGGGCCATGGCCACGAAATCCGAACCTATCTCTTCCGCCTTGGAAGCCAGGGCCTCGTGTCGTATCCTA encodes:
- the tilS gene encoding tRNA lysidine(34) synthetase TilS; translated protein: MKHSSDQDQLEKTLHRAGVRQGWWDAKRMVVAVSGGSDSMALLWLMLNCWPNDISVVHVEHGIRGDSSKADACFVKEHCEKLGIQCCIVSRDVPGEAIRGESLEQAARRIRHEALASKAEEIGSDFVAMAHNSDDAVETFFLNLARGSGAYGLAGIPEVRDRFVRPVIEVSRNELRDLLKEVGWGWVEDESNQEDLYLRNRIRHEVLPLFENRINRGIRRHVLSLIEEMSDLRREEERTASDLARSLFSFIPWSLYSLDRSGVMDLPKGHRIWLFRHVGRELGLRTLSRHRTEILSDLLERSSRWRFQWSEDVELCCCKDHLIWLTRESLEEGPSETIFLPLTRGESEWFGEKITWSYLEEGVPFREGLVANLPVLSGDGESLLEVVPLSSIEKKEKKAVRGSFPWCIENKIPVVRINGIPYWSPRIGNWSGRWAFPLDSVKCDGVCSIRFTHPHQG